Below is a window of Micromonospora chersina DNA.
CCGGCGCTGCACGTCACGCTCCTCGACGATCCCGTGCTGGCCGACCGGCTCGCCGACACCGTCCGCCCGGCGCTCGCCGGCGGGGCCGTGCCGCTGCGGGACGAGCCGGAGCGGGAGCGGGGGCGCGGCTACTACGTGGGCGTCGCCCTGCGCCTCACCCTGGCCGGCGGCGACCGGGAGGTGGGCGACGGCGGGTTCACCGACTGGACGGCCCGGCTGACCGGCGACGCCAAGGAGCGCTGCCTGATCTCCTGCCTGGCCACCGAGCGCCTGGTGAGCCCGTGACCGGCTCCCGTTGAGCGGGCGTCAGGCCACCGGCCGACGCATGGCGATCCGGTCGGCCGGGTCGAGCCCGAGTGCCGCCTCGGCGGCCAGCAGGCCGGCGAGCCCCGGCGTCACCTCGGCCCCGGTCAGCTCCCGGAACCCGCAGCGCGCGTAGTACGGCCCGTTCCACGGCACGCTGCGGAACGTGGTCAGGGTCAGGGCGGGCAGTCCCGCCCCGGCGGCCCAACCGGCCACGTCGTCGAGCAGGCCCCGGCCGATCCCCCGTCGCGCGTACGCGGGATCGACGCTGAGCTGTTGCACGTGCGCGCAGCCGTCGACCAGGTCGACCACCGCGAAGGCCACCGGCCGGTCCGCGGCGTCGACCGCGACCCGGAGCCGGCCGGCCCGCTGGGCGGCGGCCAGCACGTCCCGCGGCAGCGGTGGCATGTCGGCGACGTCCGCCATGCCGATCTCCCGGAACGGGGCGCCGGAGGCCACCTCGATCCGCTGCACCTCGGTCACCTCGTCGGCCCGGGCGGTCCTGCTGCGCTCCACGGCCCGACCCTGGCAGAGCGGCACCCCGCCCGCGAGGGGATTTCCGGGTGGCGCCGGTGTGACGGGGGTCGCCCGGTTCGGGCGCACCCGGCCGGCGGCGCCCTGCCTAGGGTCGAGGACATGACCGGGGCCTCGCCGATCCCGCCGCCGGGGGCGCTGCGCACACTCTCGCTGGCCACCCTGGCCAACACGGTGGGCTCCGGGCTCTGGCTGGCCGGCGGGGCCCTCTACCTGACCCGTGACGTCGGGCTCTCCCCCGCCGCGGTCGGCGCCGGCCTGACCGTCGCCTGGCTGGTCGGGCTGAGCGCCAGCGTGCCCCTCGGCGCGCTGGCCGACCGGCGCGACCCCCGTACCCTCCGGGCCGCCATCCAGGTGGGCCAGGCGGTCGCGGCGGCGGCGTACCTGCTTGTGGGTTCGGTGCCGGTGTTCCTCGCCGTGGCGATCCTCGAAACCCTGCTGGCCTCGGGCAACCTGGCGGTCCGAGCGGCGCTCGTCGCCGCGGTGGCCGGGCCGCGGGGCCGGGTGCACGCCTTCGCCACCCTGCGCGCGGTGGCCAACCTGGGCATCGCGGTCGGCGCCGCGCTGGCCGGGTTCGCCCTGGCCGTGGACACCCATCGGGCGTACCAGGTGCTGGTGGTCGGGAACGCGGCCACCTACCTGCTGTCGGCGGCGCTGCTCATGCGGCTGCCGGCCCAGCCGCCGGCGGCGCGCGCTCCCGCGGCCGGCCGGCCGCGGCGGGCGCGGGCGCTGCGGGACGTGCGGTTCCTCGCCGTGAGCGGCGCGTCGGCGGTGCTGTCCCTGCACCTGACGGTGCTCACGCTGATCGTGCCCCTGTGGACGGTCACCCGGGCCGGCGCGCCGCCGCCGGTGGTGTCGGCGGTGCTGCTGACCAACACGGTGCTGACCGTGCTGCTGGCGGTCCGGCTGAGCCGGGGCGCGGACACGGCCGCTCCCGCCGCCCGGAAGCTGCGCCGGGCCGGCCTGGTGCTGGCGGCGGCGACGCCGCTCTACGCGGCCACGGCAGGCCTGCCCACCGTCGCGGCGGTCGTGCTGCTGCTGGTCGCCACGGCGGTGTGGACGTTCGGCGACCTGTGGCACGGGGCCGCCGGGGCGGGGCTCGCCTACGACCTGGCCCCGCCGGACGCCATCGGCGCCTACCAGGGGGCCGACGGGCTGATCGCCGGACTGGCGCGGGCGGTCGGCCCGGCCCTGCTCACCCTGCTGGTGCTCGACGGCGGGGTGCCGGGCTGGCTGGTGCTCGGCGCGCTCTTCGCCGGCGTCGGCCTGGCCGCCCCGGCGCTGACCCGGTGGGCGCTGGCGAGCCGGGAACCGGCCCGGCCGGTGGCCGGCGACCGTCCGGCCGCGCCGGTGTAGCAGCATGGCGGCATGACGGACCAGCAGACCATCGCGATCCGCCCCGGCGGCCCGGCGGACGCCGCCACCGTGCTGCGGCTGCTCGACTCGGCCACCGCCTGGCTCGTGGCACGCGGCCGGACCGGCCAGTGGGGAACCGAGCCGGCGTCGACCGACCCGCGCCGGATCGCCCAGGCCGACGCGTGGGCCACCGGCGGCGGGCTGTACCTGGCGATGCTCGGCGACCTGGCGGCGGGCGCCCTGGTGGTCGGGTCCGCCACCGAGTACGTGCCGCCGGCCACCGAACCCGAGTTGTACGTGAACCTGCTGGTCACCGACCGGGCCTACGCGGGCCACGGGATCGGGGCGCGGCTGCTGGCGTACGCGGCGGAGCTCGCCCGCGACCGTGGCCTCGGGCTGCTCCGGGTGGACTGCTACGGCGGGGACGACCGAGCGCTGGTCCGGTTCTACGAGGGCTGCGGCTTCACCGCCACCGACCGGTTCACCGTCGAGCGCCCGGGTCGCGCCC
It encodes the following:
- a CDS encoding GNAT family N-acetyltransferase, which encodes MERSRTARADEVTEVQRIEVASGAPFREIGMADVADMPPLPRDVLAAAQRAGRLRVAVDAADRPVAFAVVDLVDGCAHVQQLSVDPAYARRGIGRGLLDDVAGWAAGAGLPALTLTTFRSVPWNGPYYARCGFRELTGAEVTPGLAGLLAAEAALGLDPADRIAMRRPVA
- a CDS encoding MFS transporter; amino-acid sequence: MTGASPIPPPGALRTLSLATLANTVGSGLWLAGGALYLTRDVGLSPAAVGAGLTVAWLVGLSASVPLGALADRRDPRTLRAAIQVGQAVAAAAYLLVGSVPVFLAVAILETLLASGNLAVRAALVAAVAGPRGRVHAFATLRAVANLGIAVGAALAGFALAVDTHRAYQVLVVGNAATYLLSAALLMRLPAQPPAARAPAAGRPRRARALRDVRFLAVSGASAVLSLHLTVLTLIVPLWTVTRAGAPPPVVSAVLLTNTVLTVLLAVRLSRGADTAAPAARKLRRAGLVLAAATPLYAATAGLPTVAAVVLLLVATAVWTFGDLWHGAAGAGLAYDLAPPDAIGAYQGADGLIAGLARAVGPALLTLLVLDGGVPGWLVLGALFAGVGLAAPALTRWALASREPARPVAGDRPAAPV
- a CDS encoding GNAT family N-acetyltransferase, with amino-acid sequence MTDQQTIAIRPGGPADAATVLRLLDSATAWLVARGRTGQWGTEPASTDPRRIAQADAWATGGGLYLAMLGDLAAGALVVGSATEYVPPATEPELYVNLLVTDRAYAGHGIGARLLAYAAELARDRGLGLLRVDCYGGDDRALVRFYEGCGFTATDRFTVERPGRAPWPGQVLERRLG